The Sorangiineae bacterium MSr11367 genome window below encodes:
- a CDS encoding nucleotidyltransferase family protein — translation MDLDGCLMNEGQKLRDALVCLNRSSAQIAFVTDASLRVIGLLTDGDVRRALLDGASLESPVRPYINRNFVSVDANASRVQVLELMEARRIHGVPILDDKQRLVGLHRLQDIVRHERRPNWAVVMAGGRGTRLAPLTHSVPKPMIRVAGRPILERIVLHLVGVGIERIFLAINYLGEQVERHFGDGRALGCRIEYLKEDQPLGTGGALALLPEVPKHPVLVMNGDLITEADLGGIIDFHEQHASDGTRATIGVRQYYHRVPFGCIEVDGDRVVALEEKPTLSRVVNAGIYVFSPELIARIPKEYYPLTQAIEQVITQGETVRAYEVKEDWIDVGQRDQLRQALGDVPHE, via the coding sequence ATGGATCTCGATGGATGCCTGATGAACGAAGGGCAGAAGCTGCGCGATGCGCTCGTGTGCCTCAATCGGAGCTCGGCGCAGATTGCCTTCGTCACCGACGCGAGCCTGCGGGTCATCGGCCTTCTCACCGACGGCGACGTGCGGCGCGCTCTTCTCGACGGCGCGTCGCTCGAAAGCCCCGTGAGGCCTTACATCAATCGCAACTTCGTCTCCGTCGATGCGAATGCCAGCCGCGTGCAGGTGCTCGAGCTGATGGAGGCGCGCCGCATCCACGGCGTTCCCATTTTGGATGACAAGCAGCGTCTCGTCGGCCTGCATCGCTTGCAGGACATCGTTCGTCACGAACGCCGCCCCAATTGGGCCGTGGTCATGGCCGGCGGGCGCGGTACCCGCCTCGCGCCGCTCACGCACTCGGTGCCCAAGCCGATGATCCGCGTGGCCGGCCGTCCCATCCTGGAGCGCATCGTCCTTCATCTCGTGGGCGTTGGCATCGAGCGCATCTTTTTGGCCATCAATTACCTCGGCGAGCAAGTCGAGCGGCACTTCGGCGACGGCCGCGCACTTGGCTGCCGCATCGAGTACTTGAAGGAAGATCAGCCCTTGGGTACCGGCGGTGCCCTGGCGCTGCTGCCCGAGGTGCCGAAGCATCCCGTGCTGGTCATGAACGGCGACTTGATCACCGAGGCGGACCTCGGCGGCATCATCGACTTCCACGAGCAGCACGCGTCCGACGGCACGCGCGCCACCATCGGCGTGCGCCAGTACTACCACCGCGTCCCCTTCGGTTGCATCGAGGTGGACGGCGATCGCGTGGTGGCCCTGGAGGAAAAGCCGACCTTGTCGCGCGTGGTCAACGCCGGCATCTACGTGTTCTCGCCCGAGCTCATCGCTCGGATCCCCAAAGAGTATTACCCGCTGACGCAGGCCATCGAGCAAGTCATCACCCAAGGAGAGACGGTGCGCGCATACGAAGTCAAAGAGGACTGGATCGACGTGGGGCAGCGCGATCAACTGCGCCAGGCGCTGGGAGACGTACCCCATGAGTGA
- a CDS encoding NeuD/PglB/VioB family sugar acetyltransferase codes for MARELIVLGGGEHARVVIDAARSRPGEWTELGYSDRQPVPATDERLGLSWLGQDDEVLEKYGERAFFVLGVGDPRRRRLIAERHPGVRWANVVHLNARVSPSVQVGHGIVVMAGAILNTGAKLGDHAIVNTGAIVEHDVSVGTLVHVGPAVAIGGGALIGDRATLGLGARIRDHVTVGADAVVGMGAVVVGNVETGLTVVGVPARPWRK; via the coding sequence ATGGCCCGTGAGCTCATCGTCCTCGGGGGAGGCGAGCACGCGCGGGTCGTCATCGACGCGGCGCGCTCCCGTCCCGGCGAATGGACGGAGCTGGGTTACTCGGATCGGCAGCCGGTGCCCGCCACCGACGAACGGCTGGGCTTGTCATGGCTCGGCCAAGACGATGAAGTCCTTGAGAAATACGGCGAGCGCGCCTTCTTCGTGCTCGGGGTGGGCGACCCCCGACGCCGCCGCCTCATCGCCGAGCGCCACCCGGGCGTAAGGTGGGCCAATGTAGTCCACTTGAACGCCAGGGTGTCCCCGAGCGTCCAAGTAGGCCATGGAATCGTGGTCATGGCGGGAGCCATCCTCAACACCGGGGCAAAGCTTGGCGATCATGCCATCGTCAACACGGGCGCCATCGTGGAGCACGATGTGAGCGTGGGCACTCTGGTGCATGTTGGGCCCGCCGTGGCCATCGGCGGAGGCGCACTCATCGGTGACCGCGCCACCTTGGGCCTCGGCGCCCGCATTCGCGACCACGTGACCGTGGGCGCGGATGCCGTCGTGGGCATGGGCGCCGTCGTCGTAGGAAATGTCGAAACCGGACTCACCGTCGTGGGGGTTCCCGCGCGGCCGTGGAGGAAGTGA
- a CDS encoding aminotransferase class I/II-fold pyridoxal phosphate-dependent enzyme: protein MNSTFKRIALSEPSLVGNVRNYLEECVATNFVSSVGPFVERFERAFAEFVGTRYAVACATGTAAIHVALRLLDVTPEDEIFVPTLTFIASANPIAYERAQPVFVDSERQTLNLDPAAVVTEIERRARSGEKMPRAVEVVHLLGHPANIDPIVEVCERYGIPIVEDAAEALGATYTAGRFEGKQVGSIGLVGCFSFNGNKILTCGGGGMITTNDEKLARRAKHLTTQARLPGAEYRHDEVGYNYRMTNVAAAIGLAQLECMPDFLARKRAIAARYDAVLQDHPVLTPAVHAPWAHPSFWLYTATARSGGRSTRDRILANLAEVGVEARPIWSPLHTMPMYAKAKRLSDGSIAEELAASSLSLPCSVGLSDEDRERVIAVVKKELT from the coding sequence ATGAACTCCACCTTTAAGAGAATCGCGCTTTCGGAACCGTCCCTTGTCGGCAACGTTCGCAACTACCTCGAGGAGTGCGTCGCGACGAACTTCGTCTCGTCCGTGGGGCCCTTCGTGGAGCGCTTCGAGCGCGCGTTCGCCGAGTTCGTCGGCACGCGCTACGCGGTGGCGTGTGCGACGGGAACGGCGGCCATCCACGTGGCCCTGCGCCTGCTCGACGTGACGCCCGAGGACGAGATCTTCGTCCCGACGTTGACGTTCATCGCCTCGGCGAACCCCATCGCCTACGAGCGCGCGCAGCCCGTGTTCGTGGACTCCGAGCGACAGACGCTCAACCTCGATCCTGCCGCCGTCGTGACCGAAATCGAGCGACGGGCGCGCAGCGGCGAGAAGATGCCGCGCGCGGTCGAGGTGGTGCATCTCCTGGGGCACCCCGCCAACATCGATCCCATCGTGGAGGTGTGCGAGCGCTACGGCATCCCCATCGTCGAGGACGCGGCCGAGGCCTTGGGCGCGACGTACACCGCGGGGCGCTTCGAAGGCAAGCAGGTGGGGAGCATTGGCCTCGTGGGATGCTTCTCCTTCAATGGCAACAAGATCCTCACGTGTGGTGGCGGCGGCATGATCACCACCAACGACGAGAAGCTCGCGCGGCGGGCCAAGCATTTGACCACGCAGGCGCGCCTCCCCGGAGCGGAATATCGCCACGACGAAGTTGGATACAATTATCGAATGACCAACGTGGCCGCGGCCATCGGGCTCGCGCAGTTGGAATGCATGCCCGACTTTTTGGCCCGCAAGCGCGCCATCGCCGCGCGCTACGATGCCGTGCTCCAGGACCATCCGGTGCTGACGCCCGCCGTGCACGCGCCATGGGCACATCCGTCCTTCTGGCTCTACACGGCCACGGCGCGCTCGGGCGGCCGCTCCACGCGCGATCGCATTCTGGCGAATCTGGCCGAGGTCGGAGTCGAAGCGCGCCCCATCTGGAGCCCGCTACACACCATGCCCATGTACGCAAAGGCCAAGCGGTTGAGCGACGGCTCGATCGCCGAGGAGTTGGCGGCTTCCAGTCTGAGCCTACCGTGCTCCGTCGGCCTGTCGGACGAGGATCGAGAGCGCGTCATTGCGGTGGTGAAGAAGGAGCTTACGTAG
- a CDS encoding SDR family oxidoreductase, giving the protein MKRVADMLRLDGRVALITGGAGHIGLACAEALAEAGARIALSDLNEERTAERAAELGRVFGVEAAGFAVDLSRSEETATLIDRVVQRFGRLDVLVNNAAFVGTSTIAGFAAPFQEQSVEAWDAAMRVNLTAPFQLAQRAQAALSAHGHTGAIINVGSIYGVVAPQWSLYEGTKMANPAAYNASKGGILHLTRYLASVMAPRVRVNCVSPGGVARGQDPRFVERYTERALLGRMSVEEDLKGAFAYLASDASAYVTGQHLLVDGGWTAV; this is encoded by the coding sequence GTGAAACGCGTTGCCGACATGTTGCGCCTGGACGGGCGCGTCGCTTTGATCACGGGGGGAGCAGGTCACATTGGTCTCGCCTGCGCGGAAGCCCTCGCTGAAGCGGGCGCGCGCATCGCGTTGAGCGACCTGAACGAGGAGCGCACCGCCGAGCGTGCCGCGGAGCTCGGGCGCGTCTTCGGGGTGGAGGCGGCAGGCTTCGCCGTGGATCTGTCACGAAGCGAGGAAACCGCCACCTTGATCGATCGCGTGGTGCAACGCTTCGGGCGGCTCGATGTTCTGGTCAACAATGCGGCGTTCGTGGGCACGAGCACCATCGCCGGCTTCGCGGCGCCGTTCCAAGAGCAGAGCGTCGAGGCGTGGGATGCCGCGATGCGCGTGAATTTGACGGCACCATTCCAGCTGGCGCAGCGCGCGCAGGCGGCACTGTCCGCCCATGGGCACACGGGCGCGATCATCAACGTGGGCTCGATCTACGGCGTGGTGGCACCGCAATGGAGTCTCTACGAGGGAACGAAGATGGCGAACCCCGCCGCGTACAACGCGAGCAAGGGCGGCATTTTGCACCTGACGCGCTACTTGGCCTCGGTGATGGCCCCCCGCGTGCGCGTGAACTGCGTGAGCCCCGGCGGCGTGGCGCGCGGTCAGGATCCGCGCTTCGTGGAGCGCTACACCGAGCGCGCCCTGCTCGGGCGCATGAGCGTCGAGGAAGACTTGAAAGGCGCCTTCGCCTACCTCGCGAGCGACGCCTCCGCCTACGTCACCGGCCAGCACCTCCTCGTCGACGGCGGCTGGACGGCGGTGTGA
- a CDS encoding acylneuraminate cytidylyltransferase family protein: MKVHPVLGVVPARGGSKGLPRKNIRPLAGLPLLAHTLRCAELAPIVERVVVSTDDAEVAAIARAHGGDVPFMRPTELAQDDSPMMPVLAHALQQAEAQDGRRYESVLLLDPTSPARLPEDITRAVEMLAAAAPDIDGIVACSRPSFNPFWVGVTAKDGWIERAFDASKVYARRQDVPTFYRVNGALYLWRRDFVLGADASWLTSGKHLLLEIPEARAFSLDDEREFRLLELQIEHGLLDLPWRRAT, encoded by the coding sequence ATGAAGGTTCATCCCGTGCTGGGCGTCGTCCCGGCGCGCGGGGGCTCGAAAGGCCTGCCGCGAAAGAACATTCGCCCGCTGGCCGGGCTTCCGCTGCTCGCGCACACGCTTCGATGCGCGGAACTGGCGCCGATCGTCGAGCGCGTCGTCGTCTCGACGGACGACGCCGAGGTGGCGGCCATCGCCCGTGCCCACGGCGGTGACGTGCCTTTCATGCGCCCCACGGAGCTCGCGCAGGACGACTCGCCGATGATGCCCGTGCTCGCGCATGCGCTGCAGCAGGCCGAGGCCCAAGACGGGCGGCGCTACGAGAGCGTGTTGTTGCTCGACCCGACCAGCCCCGCACGTTTGCCCGAGGACATCACGCGGGCCGTGGAGATGCTCGCCGCGGCGGCGCCCGACATCGATGGCATCGTGGCGTGCTCGCGCCCCTCGTTCAATCCATTCTGGGTCGGCGTGACCGCGAAGGATGGCTGGATCGAGCGCGCCTTCGATGCGAGCAAGGTTTACGCGCGCCGGCAGGACGTGCCGACGTTTTATCGCGTCAACGGAGCGCTCTACCTATGGCGCCGCGATTTCGTCCTCGGCGCCGACGCCTCGTGGCTCACCTCGGGCAAGCACCTGCTGCTCGAGATCCCCGAGGCGCGCGCCTTCTCGCTCGATGACGAGCGCGAGTTCCGGCTGCTCGAACTTCAGATCGAGCATGGCCTGCTCGATCTTCCATGGCGGCGAGCTACGTAA
- a CDS encoding undecaprenyl/decaprenyl-phosphate alpha-N-acetylglucosaminyl 1-phosphate transferase yields MFSAIIAFFLATVVAALLTPIVRRLALAVGAVDDPSARRVHTRRVPRLGGMAIVLGFFVPLVALYALDTQSARILFSQPRVVGGLVVGSLIMAGLGLCDDVIGVGAKMKLALQVTAAVLAYASGLRIDGVSLPFIGAITFGWAALPVTVLWFCGIVNALNLIDGLDGLAGGVAFFACLTNTVVAFMGHNVSIALLSVTLGGAIVGFLFYNFNPAKIFMGDSGSMFLGFALAASALLGAGTQKTPTLIAIIAPLVALGLPIMDMLFAIARRFLMRRSIFAADRGHIHHRLLDLGLTHRRAVLVLYAISLAFTVIALGLHFGRSWQVGVALVVLTTLIFGVVRFVGAFSMTFASHRGLDPLVDKLRRAVPDVIARISVANLDDLPKTLERFAEEHGLLAVEAKAPSGARMGSFRWETSTARAVKEAVSAKFALVDATSNPLELEFQMDSPDGVVGPQAEILLQLVADAVESRLQRVVRARAASASGRLRPVS; encoded by the coding sequence ATGTTCAGCGCAATCATCGCTTTCTTCCTGGCGACCGTGGTCGCCGCCCTGCTTACGCCGATCGTGAGGCGCCTGGCTCTTGCCGTCGGCGCCGTGGACGATCCCAGTGCCCGCCGGGTGCACACGCGCCGCGTGCCAAGGCTCGGTGGCATGGCCATCGTGCTGGGCTTTTTCGTCCCCCTGGTCGCCCTTTACGCGCTCGACACCCAGAGCGCGCGCATTCTGTTTTCGCAGCCGCGCGTGGTTGGCGGATTGGTCGTTGGCTCGCTCATCATGGCCGGGCTCGGTCTGTGCGACGACGTCATTGGCGTCGGCGCGAAGATGAAGCTCGCCCTGCAGGTCACCGCGGCCGTGCTTGCTTATGCGAGCGGCCTTCGCATCGACGGCGTGTCGCTTCCGTTCATCGGGGCGATCACCTTTGGCTGGGCGGCGCTGCCCGTCACGGTGCTCTGGTTCTGCGGCATCGTGAACGCGCTCAACTTGATCGACGGCCTCGATGGCCTCGCGGGTGGCGTGGCGTTCTTCGCGTGCCTGACCAACACGGTCGTCGCCTTCATGGGCCACAACGTATCGATTGCGCTGCTCTCGGTCACGTTGGGCGGCGCCATCGTGGGCTTCCTGTTTTACAACTTCAACCCCGCGAAGATCTTCATGGGCGACTCGGGAAGTATGTTCCTGGGGTTCGCCTTGGCCGCGAGTGCCTTGTTGGGCGCCGGCACGCAGAAGACGCCCACGCTCATCGCCATCATTGCGCCCCTGGTCGCGTTGGGGCTGCCCATCATGGACATGCTCTTCGCCATCGCGCGAAGGTTCCTGATGCGCCGCTCGATCTTCGCGGCCGATCGCGGGCATATTCACCATCGCCTGCTCGACCTGGGGCTGACCCACCGGCGCGCCGTGCTGGTGCTCTACGCGATCAGCCTGGCCTTCACGGTGATTGCCCTCGGCCTGCACTTCGGCCGTTCCTGGCAGGTGGGTGTTGCGCTGGTGGTGCTCACCACGCTCATCTTCGGTGTGGTCCGGTTCGTGGGGGCGTTCAGTATGACGTTCGCCTCGCACCGAGGGCTGGATCCGCTGGTCGACAAACTTCGCCGCGCCGTTCCCGACGTGATCGCGCGGATCTCCGTGGCGAATCTGGACGATTTGCCCAAGACGCTCGAGCGCTTCGCCGAGGAGCACGGGCTTCTCGCCGTCGAGGCGAAGGCTCCCTCCGGGGCGCGCATGGGCAGCTTTCGCTGGGAAACGTCGACGGCCCGCGCGGTGAAAGAGGCGGTATCGGCCAAGTTTGCGCTGGTCGATGCCACGTCGAACCCGCTCGAGCTCGAGTTTCAGATGGACAGCCCCGACGGGGTTGTCGGTCCGCAGGCGGAGATCCTCTTGCAACTCGTGGCCGACGCCGTAGAAAGCCGATTGCAGCGCGTGGTGCGCGCCCGCGCCGCGAGCGCATCAGGCCGCCTGCGGCCAGTTTCATGA
- a CDS encoding GDP-mannose 4,6-dehydratase — MSDVTSLRGATVVVTGSAGFIGSHLTERLVAEGAKVRAVVHYNSQGAWGWLDTIPADVRAALDVRLGDVRDAEWVSETCRDAKAVFHLAALIAIPHSYVAPRSVVETNVVGTLNVLEAARRWGISRVVHTSTSEVYGTPAELPIRETHPLNAQSPYAASKVAADQLALSYQKSFGVPVVVLRPFNTYGPRQSARAVLPAILTQLLAGKKEIKLGRLDTRRDLTFVADTVDGFVRAAVTPGIEGETIQLGTGTPHSIEDLFTMSCRVTGVDAKVVTDERRLRPDASEVLVLQSDPAVAGARLGWSARTSLEEGLRRTCDFLRQHLGSYKPNELHL; from the coding sequence ATGAGTGACGTGACCTCGTTGCGCGGCGCCACGGTGGTCGTCACCGGCTCCGCAGGGTTCATCGGCAGCCATTTGACCGAGCGCCTCGTGGCCGAGGGCGCGAAGGTCCGCGCCGTCGTGCATTACAATTCGCAAGGCGCGTGGGGATGGCTCGACACCATCCCGGCCGACGTTCGCGCGGCGCTCGACGTGCGCTTGGGCGACGTGCGCGATGCCGAGTGGGTTTCGGAGACATGCCGCGATGCCAAGGCGGTCTTCCATCTCGCGGCGCTCATTGCCATTCCGCACTCCTACGTGGCGCCGCGCTCGGTCGTGGAGACCAATGTGGTGGGCACGTTGAACGTGCTCGAGGCGGCGCGGCGCTGGGGTATCTCCCGTGTGGTGCACACCTCGACCAGCGAGGTGTACGGCACGCCGGCAGAGCTTCCCATTCGCGAGACGCATCCGCTCAACGCGCAATCGCCGTATGCAGCCTCCAAGGTTGCGGCCGATCAACTCGCGCTGTCGTACCAAAAGAGCTTCGGCGTGCCCGTGGTGGTGCTGCGCCCGTTCAACACGTACGGCCCGCGCCAATCGGCCCGCGCCGTGCTCCCGGCGATATTGACGCAGCTTCTCGCCGGCAAGAAGGAGATCAAGCTGGGGCGCCTCGACACGCGGCGCGATCTCACCTTCGTGGCCGACACCGTGGATGGCTTCGTGCGCGCGGCGGTGACGCCCGGCATCGAGGGCGAGACCATTCAGCTGGGCACCGGGACACCGCACTCCATCGAGGACCTGTTCACGATGTCGTGCCGCGTGACCGGCGTCGACGCCAAGGTGGTCACCGACGAACGCCGCCTGCGTCCCGATGCGAGCGAGGTGCTCGTCCTGCAGTCCGATCCGGCCGTCGCGGGTGCGCGGCTGGGATGGAGCGCGCGCACGTCCCTGGAAGAGGGCTTGCGCCGCACGTGCGACTTTTTGAGGCAACATCTCGGATCGTACAAGCCCAATGAACTCCACCTTTAA
- a CDS encoding Gfo/Idh/MocA family oxidoreductase — protein sequence MSLVVLVVGTGSIGMRHLQVLSEIEGIQPVAVPARAERVDELSAQGYRALSLEDALALQPTAAIVATDTGRHVHDAARLLRHGCHVLIEKPLAPTATGVARLAEVAAANERTIAVGCYLRFHPGLRRFKELLGEIGAVHHVSVACQSYLPEWRSNVDHRYTYAARADEGGVLRDLVHEIDYATWLFGRPQRVSAMLTVGDSLGIASDAAADLLWRVPSGATVATRLDYLTRTRRRFIEAFGHEGEIAWDAVENTVTVKSSRGTTQVNHVGCERNSMMREQFLALLACARGETYDRRLTSFDEGAFAIALCDAARASSASGAMETIRDWRNG from the coding sequence ATGTCGCTTGTCGTGCTCGTTGTCGGCACCGGATCGATCGGGATGCGGCACCTCCAGGTGCTTTCGGAGATCGAAGGGATCCAGCCTGTCGCAGTCCCTGCCCGCGCCGAACGAGTGGACGAGCTCTCGGCGCAGGGTTACAGGGCGCTTTCGCTGGAAGACGCTCTGGCGCTGCAGCCGACGGCGGCCATCGTGGCCACGGATACGGGGCGTCACGTTCACGATGCCGCGCGGCTGCTGCGGCATGGGTGCCACGTTCTCATCGAGAAGCCGCTCGCCCCCACGGCGACGGGCGTCGCGCGGCTTGCGGAGGTCGCCGCAGCGAACGAGCGCACCATTGCCGTAGGCTGCTACCTCCGCTTTCACCCGGGGCTTCGCCGATTCAAGGAGCTCCTGGGCGAGATTGGCGCGGTTCATCACGTGAGCGTGGCGTGCCAGTCGTACCTTCCCGAGTGGCGCTCGAACGTCGACCACCGTTACACGTACGCGGCCCGCGCCGACGAAGGGGGCGTGCTGCGCGATCTGGTGCACGAGATCGATTACGCGACGTGGCTCTTCGGGCGACCGCAGCGGGTCTCCGCCATGCTCACCGTCGGCGATTCTCTGGGGATCGCCAGCGATGCCGCGGCCGATCTGCTCTGGCGGGTGCCGAGCGGCGCCACGGTGGCCACGCGTCTCGACTACCTGACGCGCACGCGACGGCGCTTCATCGAGGCCTTTGGTCACGAGGGTGAGATCGCTTGGGACGCGGTCGAGAACACGGTGACGGTCAAGAGCAGCCGCGGAACGACGCAAGTCAACCACGTCGGCTGCGAACGAAACAGCATGATGCGGGAGCAGTTCCTCGCTCTGCTCGCCTGCGCCCGCGGAGAGACGTACGACCGCCGGCTGACGTCCTTCGACGAAGGCGCCTTCGCGATCGCGCTCTGCGACGCGGCGCGCGCATCGTCGGCCTCGGGCGCGATGGAAACGATTCGAGATTGGAGAAACGGATGA
- the neuB gene encoding N-acetylneuraminate synthase yields the protein MTTTSAVFVIAEAGVNHNGRLDLALELVDTAARAGADAIKFQTFRAESLATRSAAKAEYQEKATGKAGSQLDMLRALELDEEAHRKVVERCQERRIEFMSTPFDVDSVGLLTRLGVKRFKVPSGEIDNPLLLRAIAQQNTPVILSTGMATLAEVEGALGILTAAWLGQERPGKPGLGQGPESLWSDRGKVLVAERVTLLHCTSLYPAPAEAVNLRAMQTMRDAFETRVGYSDHTLGVGVSAAAVALGATVIEKHFTLDRTMEGPDHKASLEPEELVSFVAMLRDVALSLGSARKMPTAAEVAMRAAARRSLVAATPIRKGEAFTAANVALKRPGTGMSGRSYDALLGRTASRDYAEDDLIKE from the coding sequence GTGACGACGACATCGGCCGTTTTCGTGATCGCGGAAGCAGGGGTCAATCACAACGGACGCCTCGACTTGGCCCTCGAGCTCGTGGACACCGCAGCTCGTGCCGGGGCGGACGCCATCAAGTTTCAAACCTTCCGCGCCGAGTCGCTCGCCACGCGCAGTGCGGCCAAGGCGGAGTACCAAGAGAAGGCTACGGGGAAGGCCGGTTCGCAGCTCGACATGCTGCGTGCGCTGGAGCTCGACGAAGAGGCGCACCGCAAGGTGGTCGAGCGCTGCCAGGAGCGCCGCATCGAGTTCATGTCGACGCCGTTCGACGTCGACAGCGTCGGGCTGCTCACCCGCCTCGGTGTGAAGCGCTTCAAAGTGCCCTCCGGCGAGATCGACAACCCGCTCTTGCTGCGGGCCATCGCGCAGCAGAATACTCCGGTGATCCTCTCCACCGGCATGGCCACCTTGGCCGAAGTCGAGGGGGCCCTCGGCATTCTCACCGCAGCATGGCTCGGTCAGGAACGGCCCGGCAAGCCGGGCCTGGGGCAGGGGCCCGAGTCGCTCTGGTCGGATCGCGGCAAGGTGCTCGTGGCCGAGCGCGTGACGTTGCTTCACTGCACGAGCCTGTATCCTGCACCGGCCGAGGCGGTGAACCTGCGGGCGATGCAGACCATGCGCGACGCGTTCGAGACGCGCGTCGGCTACTCGGATCACACGTTGGGCGTCGGCGTCTCCGCGGCCGCCGTGGCCTTGGGCGCGACGGTCATCGAGAAGCATTTCACCTTGGATCGCACCATGGAAGGCCCCGACCACAAGGCCTCGCTGGAGCCCGAGGAGCTCGTGTCGTTCGTGGCCATGTTGCGCGACGTCGCACTGTCGTTGGGCAGCGCGCGCAAGATGCCCACCGCGGCGGAAGTTGCCATGCGCGCGGCGGCGCGTCGCTCGCTCGTGGCGGCGACGCCCATTCGCAAGGGCGAAGCATTCACCGCGGCCAACGTCGCCTTGAAGCGACCGGGCACCGGCATGAGCGGGCGCTCCTACGACGCGCTGCTCGGTCGAACCGCCTCGCGCGACTACGCCGAGGACGACTTGATCAAGGAGTAA
- the neuC gene encoding UDP-N-acetylglucosamine 2-epimerase, which yields MIERRRIAVLTTGRQDWGILRTVCSALKEHPAFDLVLVAGGMACSPRFGRVVDLIGEDGFEVAAELPWTEDAQGTPRSALEQAGDATARVGEALTRLDVDALVLVGDRFETLSAALAATLVGIPIVHLHGGEQTEGAMDDAIRHAVTKLAHLHLVSHPEHRDRVLALGEDPGSVHVVGAPGLDNLGRADLPSRAELEAKLGIALEPPLVLVTVHPTTLAAQKDEDARAVAAAMERVPATYVITLPNADPGNEQVRAHMQGVISRVRGVAAEALGERNYWGLLRLADALLGNSSSALIEAPALFLPAVNVGDRQKGRRREANVIDVATDPDAIVAALGRALGSSFRDSLRTAGAETTAPGSIGKKAVEILAATHFGRPARKKPVNLGNKNGP from the coding sequence ATGATCGAGCGGCGGCGCATTGCCGTTCTGACGACGGGACGACAGGACTGGGGCATCCTTCGCACCGTTTGTTCAGCCTTGAAGGAGCATCCTGCGTTCGACCTGGTGCTCGTGGCAGGAGGCATGGCCTGCTCGCCTCGATTTGGTCGCGTGGTCGATCTCATCGGCGAGGACGGCTTCGAGGTCGCCGCCGAATTGCCCTGGACCGAGGACGCCCAGGGCACGCCGCGCTCCGCGCTCGAGCAAGCCGGTGATGCGACGGCGCGCGTGGGCGAGGCTTTGACGCGGCTGGATGTCGATGCCCTCGTCCTGGTGGGCGATCGCTTCGAAACCTTGTCGGCGGCGCTTGCGGCCACCTTGGTGGGCATCCCCATCGTGCACCTGCATGGCGGCGAGCAAACCGAGGGCGCCATGGATGATGCCATTCGTCACGCGGTGACGAAGCTTGCGCACCTGCACCTGGTGAGCCACCCCGAGCACCGCGATCGCGTGCTCGCGCTGGGGGAAGATCCCGGCTCGGTGCACGTCGTCGGCGCACCGGGGCTCGACAACTTGGGCCGCGCCGATCTCCCATCCCGCGCGGAGCTGGAGGCGAAGCTGGGTATCGCGCTCGAGCCGCCGTTGGTGCTCGTGACCGTGCACCCGACGACCCTCGCCGCGCAGAAAGACGAAGACGCACGCGCCGTGGCCGCGGCGATGGAGCGCGTACCCGCGACCTACGTCATCACCTTGCCCAACGCCGATCCGGGCAACGAGCAAGTGCGCGCGCACATGCAGGGCGTGATCTCGCGCGTGCGCGGCGTGGCCGCCGAGGCGCTGGGTGAGCGCAATTACTGGGGCCTTCTGCGCCTGGCCGATGCACTCCTGGGCAACAGCTCGAGTGCGCTCATCGAGGCGCCCGCGCTCTTCCTCCCCGCCGTCAACGTCGGCGATCGCCAAAAGGGACGCCGTCGCGAGGCCAACGTGATCGACGTCGCCACGGATCCCGACGCCATCGTGGCCGCACTCGGGCGGGCCCTGGGCTCGAGCTTTCGCGACAGCCTGCGCACGGCCGGCGCCGAGACCACGGCGCCGGGGAGCATCGGCAAGAAGGCCGTGGAAATCCTAGCCGCCACGCACTTCGGGCGTCCGGCGCGGAAGAAGCCCGTCAACCTTGGGAACAAGAATGGCCCGTGA